In Mycolicibacterium lutetiense, the sequence TCGGATTCTCGAGGCCGAGCCATTTCTCCACCGCCTTCCGGCGCCGCGCCGGAATGTCACCCCGCGCCTACCGCAACCGCCGCTGAACGCACGGCCACTACGGCGCCGTCATCACCGCGGTGAAAGTCATCCGGTCGCCCCGGTACAGCGAACGCCGCTGCTCGATCGGGATCCCGTTCTGGTCATAGGACACCCGGTTGAGCAGAAACATCGGCGTCCGACTGTCGACGGTGAGCAACGCCGATTCGCGCGAGTCGGGAAGCGCCGTGTCGATGGTGTCGACGGTCCGTGCGAAATGGACTCCACGGCTGCGGATCTCGGCATAGAGCGAGTCACGATAGTCGAAGACATCCCGCAGTCCCGGGTATCGCGCCGCGGGTAGTTTGGTGGTCTCCAGACCCACCCGGATGCCGTCGGTGGTCAGGACGCGTTCCAATTGAATTATGGGAGCACCGATTTCGATGGCGAGTTGACCGGCCAGAATGTCATCGGCAACCAGATCGCTCCAGCCGACCAGGATGCGCCCACCACTGCGGCCCTGCTCCTTGACCGCCTCGGTGTAAGACCCCATCGACAGGGGCTGCAAGATCTTGGGCCGCGCGACCACGGTGGTACGGCCGCGGCGTTCGATCCGACCGGCCAACAACAACTCTCGCAAAGCCTGTCGGACCGTCTCACGGGCGACGTCGAATCGTTCCGCAATCTCCCGCTCCGCCGGGAAGGGGTCATCGACCGCCAGGTCATCGAGCAGACGCTCCAGTTGCGCACGAACGACCTGATGCTTGAGAACCCGTGGTTCTGCGCTCGCGGACACCCGCTCACCGTAGCAAGTCTTGGTATAGACCAAGGCTTGCCCTGTTGTTAACCTCCTCGCCAACTCGGATGCACCCGTTGGTATAGACCAACGCACAGGGTGTGGGGCATGGCAATCGTCCGCCTCCGCAGGCGCCCCGCCAGCCAAACACCCTCGCCCCGAAAGGCTCTGCGCGCCATGATGTTCCGCACGCCCAACAACGCAGTCCGGATCGCTGCCGTGGTCGCCGCCAGCGCCGCGCTCACCTTGTCCGGCTGTTCGAGCTCCGAGGGCTCCGACGCCAAGACCGCCCAGGGCTTCCCCGAAACCCTCACCCTCGCGGCGATCCCTGCCGAGAACTCCACCGACCTCAAGGCCAGCTACCAGCCGCTGATCAAGCTGCTGGAAAAGGAGACCGGCGCCAAGGTCAAGTTCGTGCAGGCCTCCGACTACGCCGGCGTGGTCGAGGGCATCATCGCCGACAACGTCGACCTTGCCTTCTTCGGCCCGTTCGCCTACGTGGTGGCCGGCGTCAACGGAGCCAAAGTCACCCCGGTCGGCGCGGTGATCCAGGAGCAGGGCGCCGCGCCCGGATATCAGTCCTACGGTCTGGCCCGCGCAGACGAGGCGGACATCAACGGTCTCAAGGACTTTGCCGGCAAGAAAGTCTGCTTCGTAGACCCCAGCTCGACCTCGGGATTCCTCTATCCGACCGCCGGGCTGATCGAGGCCGGGGTGATCAAATCCGGAGCCGAGGGTGATCTGTCCACGGCGATGTCACCGATCTACGCCGGTGGTCACGATTCCTCGGCCCTGGCGATCGCCAACGGCGACTGCGACGCCGGCTTCGCGTTCGACACCATGGTCGACCAGACCATGATCGCCAAGGGCGACCTCGAACCCGGTGAGCTCAAGACGGTCTGGAAGTCCGAGAAGATCGCCGGGTCGGTGTTCGCCGCCAACGATTCGCTGGGCAGCGAGGCCATCGGTAAGCTCGAGTCCCTCTTTGCCGACAAGGTCAACGTGCCCAACCTTGAGGCGGAAGGCCTCTGCCAGGGCGACGCGTGCCGGATCACCGACGAACGCGCCTGGGGGTTCGTGCCGGTCGAGGATTCGGACTACTCCGGCGTGCGCCACGTCTGCGACGTCACCGGCTCCGAGAAGTGCAAGGGCTGAAACCCATGAGCACAGGCGGACCCCACCATCCCGTCGCGGGCGACGATCTCGTCGTCATCGCCCAGGACGTCACCAAACGATTCGGCGACACCCTGGCCCTGGACCAGGTCAGCCTGGAAGTCCGGCGCAGCGAGATGCTGGTGCTGCTCGGCCTTTCCGGCTCGGGCAAGTCCACCCTGCTGCGCTGCCTCAACGGCCTGCATCAGGTCACCTCCGGCAGTGTCGAGGTCGGCGGCACTCACGTCGATACGGCTTCGGCCGCACAATTGCGCGCGCTGCGCCGCAATGTGGGGTTCGTGTTCCAGCATTTCAATCTGGTCGGGCGGTTGAGCTGCCTGGAGAACGTCCTGATCGGCGGCCTCGGCCAACTGCGGCTGCCGCGGTACGGCGCACTGACCTACCCCAAGGCGATGCGCGCCGAAGCCCTCACCTACCTGGATCGGGTCGGCCTGGCCGACTACGCCGACCGCCGCGCCGACACCCTCTCCGGCGGCCAACAACAACGCGTCGCGATCGCCCGCACCCTGATGCAGAAGCCCGGCCTGCTGCTGGCCGATGAACCCGTCGCCTCACTCGATCCCGAAAATGCCGGTGTGGTCATGGATCTGCTGTTCCGGGTCTGCATCGAGGAGAAGCTGACCGTGGTGTGCACCCTGCACCAGGTGGACCTCGCGCTCGGCTGGGCGCACCGCTTGGTCGGGCTGCGTCACGGCCAGAAGATCCTCGACCGGCCCGCCGTCGGCATGACCCGCGACGACGTCATGGAGATCTATCAACGCGTCGACCCCGCCCGTTCGGCGGTCCGCCCGTCGTGAGCACCGACCTGACCGAACGCCCGGCACCGGCCGCGCCGCCGGCACCCCCGCGCCGGCCGCTGCCCGGCCTCCTGCACCTGGTCACGGTGGCCGCACTGCTGGCCACCCTCGTCGCGGCCTGGTCGATCGACTTCGCTCCCGCGACACTGCTGAACGGGCTCGACGACGTGATCGCGTTGCTGCACCGCATGATCCCGCCACGACTGGACGATCCGGGGCGAATCGGCGGACTGGCGGTCGAGACCCTGTTGATGGCCGTGCTGGGAACAGTGCTCGCCGCGGTCGCCTCAGTGCCGCTGGCCTTCCTGGCCGCCCGCAACACCACCCCGCATCCGGCCGTGCAGGCCGTGGCCCGGGCGATCATCACCTTCTGCCGCGCCATGCCGGACCTGCTGTTCGCCGTGCTGTTCGTCCGGGCCCTCGGAATCGGTGTGCTCCCCGGCATTCTCGCGTTGGCCCTGCACTCGATCGGCATGCTCGGCAAAGTA encodes:
- a CDS encoding GntR family transcriptional regulator — protein: MSASAEPRVLKHQVVRAQLERLLDDLAVDDPFPAEREIAERFDVARETVRQALRELLLAGRIERRGRTTVVARPKILQPLSMGSYTEAVKEQGRSGGRILVGWSDLVADDILAGQLAIEIGAPIIQLERVLTTDGIRVGLETTKLPAARYPGLRDVFDYRDSLYAEIRSRGVHFARTVDTIDTALPDSRESALLTVDSRTPMFLLNRVSYDQNGIPIEQRRSLYRGDRMTFTAVMTAP
- a CDS encoding phosphate/phosphite/phosphonate ABC transporter substrate-binding protein, yielding MFRTPNNAVRIAAVVAASAALTLSGCSSSEGSDAKTAQGFPETLTLAAIPAENSTDLKASYQPLIKLLEKETGAKVKFVQASDYAGVVEGIIADNVDLAFFGPFAYVVAGVNGAKVTPVGAVIQEQGAAPGYQSYGLARADEADINGLKDFAGKKVCFVDPSSTSGFLYPTAGLIEAGVIKSGAEGDLSTAMSPIYAGGHDSSALAIANGDCDAGFAFDTMVDQTMIAKGDLEPGELKTVWKSEKIAGSVFAANDSLGSEAIGKLESLFADKVNVPNLEAEGLCQGDACRITDERAWGFVPVEDSDYSGVRHVCDVTGSEKCKG
- the phnC gene encoding phosphonate ABC transporter ATP-binding protein, with the protein product MSTGGPHHPVAGDDLVVIAQDVTKRFGDTLALDQVSLEVRRSEMLVLLGLSGSGKSTLLRCLNGLHQVTSGSVEVGGTHVDTASAAQLRALRRNVGFVFQHFNLVGRLSCLENVLIGGLGQLRLPRYGALTYPKAMRAEALTYLDRVGLADYADRRADTLSGGQQQRVAIARTLMQKPGLLLADEPVASLDPENAGVVMDLLFRVCIEEKLTVVCTLHQVDLALGWAHRLVGLRHGQKILDRPAVGMTRDDVMEIYQRVDPARSAVRPS